Sequence from the Streptomyces sp. R33 genome:
TCGCCTCCTCCGTCGACGTGGTCCAGGACGAGACCTCCGCCCGGTACTGCCGTCGACTGCAGTCGCTGGACCGGTTGTTCACCGGCGACGACGAGCTGTTCACCAGCTACGGGATCCGGGTCGCACGGGGCACGGCCTGGTTCAACTGCGACAGGCTGACGGATCCGCAGGCCACCGCCGGGGCGATGGGCTCCATCAGCAGGTCGACCGCCGCGTTCATCGCCGAGTTCCGCTCGCCGGACGACTGGCGGCGCCGCCTCGCCTTCCGAGTCCTGCGGGCCGTGGTCCCCTCCCGGCGGCAGTG
This genomic interval carries:
- a CDS encoding DUF5995 family protein; the protein is MSYDLPLALRALARTGRGELRDHIADFHRMNDLLASSVDVVQDETSARYCRRLQSLDRLFTGDDELFTSYGIRVARGTAWFNCDRLTDPQATAGAMGSISRSTAAFIAEFRSPDDWRRRLAFRVLRAVVPSRRQWPPRAPRWEATCGPSELRSTGR